From one Grus americana isolate bGruAme1 chromosome 32, bGruAme1.mat, whole genome shotgun sequence genomic stretch:
- the ZBTB9 gene encoding zinc finger and BTB domain-containing protein 9, giving the protein MAAEGGRVQISFPQHAAALLDSLNRLRLEGKFCDVTVHVGGRIFPAHKSVLAAASPFFHDKLLLQDGGRLLLPPAIDPDAFEGLLHLIYSGRLTLVLEALPGHLLVASGLQMWHVVDQCSEILRELEGGTCRWVGRSSEVTSSSSSSGRGGEASSSWTIRGGDGSSCVSHGGDGSSSSSWTTRGGDGSLCVTHGGDGTSAWTTRGDGSSCSTHGGDGGSSWTTRGGDGSSCPTRGGDGASSWSTRGGDGSSSWNTRGGDGSSCPTRGGDGTSSWSTRGGDGSSSSSWPVRGGDGSSWAARGSDVATPSFAKEGGEEVLKIRVAADMAPAATSSLSSLLKDAGEEVLKICVEEEEEEEEEEEEEGGHRRRHRPTDALQIVLEEEEEEDGAPGDTHEPPKIFYIKQETGDAAAVEGLLPAAELAGGFAPAEVSYVIPAGGSGTTVTTGGTMVTTGGAAVFPQPSWKPVDLHGNEILGRGQALHAPVKLGAAPDGKRFGCLCGKRFAVKPKRDRHIMLTFSLRPFACAACHKRFKLKHHLTEHMKTHDGAGRACERCGRRFRLRSGLAKHRPLCQGARWGGGCWACE; this is encoded by the coding sequence ATGGCGGCGGAGGGGGGCCGGGTCCAGATCTCCTTCCCCCAACACGCGGCTGCGTTGCTGGATTCCCTCAACCGCCTGCGGCTGGAAGGGAAGTTCTGCGACGTGACCGTTCACGTCGGCGGTCGGATCTTCCCGGCTCATAAAAGCGTCTTGGCCGCCGCATCCCCCTTCTTCCACGACAAGCTGCTTCTCCAAGATGGGGGGCGTCTGCTGTTGCCCCCCGCCATCGATCCTGATGCCTTCGAGGGGCTCTTGCACCTCATCTACTCTGGGCGGTTGACATTGGTGTTGGAAGCTCTTCCTGGTCATCTCTTGGTGGCCAGCGGTCTTCAGATGTGGCACGTGGTGGATCAGTGCTCGGAGATCTTGAGGGAGTTGGAGGGGGGAACGTGCCGGTGGGTTGGGCGGAGCAGCGAGGTGACGTCGTCATCATCGTCAAGCGGGCGCGGTGGCGAGGCTTCGTCGTCGTGGACCATCCGTGGTGGGGATGGGTCTTCGTGCGTCAGCCATGGTGGAGATGGGTCTTCATCGTCATCCTGGACCACCCGTGGTGGAGATGGGTCTTTGTGTGTCACTCATGGTGGGGATGGGACGTCAGCGTGGACCACCCGTGGTGATGGGTCTTCATGTAGCACTCACGGTGGAGATGGAGGATCATCATGGACCACCCGTGGTGGAGACGGGTCATCATGTCCCACCCGGGGTGGTGACGGAGCGTCATCGTGGTCTACTCGCGGTGGCGACGGATCGTCATCGTGGAACACGCGTGGTGGCGACGGCTCGTCATGTCCCACCCGCGGTGGTGATGGAACATCTTCATGGTCCACTCGCGGTGGCGACGGATCTTCATCGTCATCGTGGCCCGTGCGAGGTGGCGATGGCTCTTCGTGGGCCGCCCGTGGCAGTGACGTGGCGACGCCATCTTTCGCCAAGGAGGGGGGCGAGGAGGTTCTCAAAATCCGTGTGGCCGCCGACATGGCGCCGGCAGCGACATCATCCCTGAGCTCCCTCCTGAAGGACGCCGGTGAGGAGGTCCTCAAGATCTgcgtggaggaggaggaggaggaggaagaagaggaggaagaagaaggcgGCCACCGCCGCCGTCACCGCCCCACCGACGCCCTCCAGATCgtgctggaggaagaggaggaggaagacggGGCACCCGGAGACACCCATGAGCCCCCCAAGATCTTCTACATCAAGCAGGAGACGGGCGACGCTGCCGCCGTCGAGGGCCTCCTGCCTGCGGCGGAGTTGGCGGGCGGCTTCGCGCCGGCGGAGGTGAGTTACGTCATCCCGGCGGGCGGCAGCGGGACGACGGTGACAACCGGCGGCACGATGGTAACAACCGGCGGCGCTGCCGTTTTTCCGCAACCGTCTTGGAAACCGGTGGACCTTCACGGGAACGAAATCCTGGGTCGGGGTCAAGCCCTCCATGCCCCGGTGAAGCTCGGAGCGGCTCCTGACGGTAAACGTTTCGGTTGTTTGTGCGGTAAACGGTTCGCCGTCAAACCGAAGCGAGATCGGCACATCATGTTGACCTTCAGCCTCCGTCCTTTCGCCTGCGCTGCCTGTCACAAGCGTTTCAAGCTGAAGCATCACCTGACGGAACACATGA